The Fimbriimonadales bacterium genome includes the window TCGCCGATGTCCATCACCAAGGCACAGCCATTGCAGTCGAAGCGGCGAAGCATGCCGATAAGGTTCGCATCAACCCCGGTCTTTTCGTTTATCGAAAACCGACGGGAAAAGAAGAATTCACTCCTGAAGAACACGAAGAAGAGCGACGAATCATCGAAGAAAACCTCGTACCCGTCATCGAAGGGTGTAAAAAACGAAACATCGCGATGCGCATCGGGGTCAATCATGGTTCTCTTTCCGAGCGGATGTTAGTTACTTATGGCGATACACCGGAAGGGATGGTGGAAAGCGCAATGGAATACGTGCGCATTTGCGAAAAACACGGATTCACGAACTTGGTTATTTCTCTAAAGGCTTCTCGAGTTCCGATAATGCTCGCAGCGAACCGAATGCTTTCGCAAAAAACGAATTACCCGATACATTTAGGAGTTACAGAAGCGGGAGACGGGCAATATGCGAGGGTGAAATCCACCGCTGGCATCGG containing:
- the ispG gene encoding (E)-4-hydroxy-3-methylbut-2-enyl-diphosphate synthase, translating into MIPLTFPRRKSKAVRIGDITVGGGSPIAVQSMLTEETKNIETCVEQAIALHREGCEIVRITTPSLSEAECLEEICKKIIERYRRIPIVADVHHQGTAIAVEAAKHADKVRINPGLFVYRKPTGKEEFTPEEHEEERRIIEENLVPVIEGCKKRNIAMRIGVNHGSLSERMLVTYGDTPEGMVESAMEYVRICEKHGFTNLVISLKASRVPIMLAANRMLSQKTNYPIHLGVTEAGDGQYARVKSTAGIGTLLAEGIGDTIRISLAEDPIHEISVCYDLLQALGLRRTKTEFIA